TACGGCAACGACAGGTTGAGAGGAAGGCAACTATAGTCGAGAACCGTCACTCCAGCGACAAAAGAGGTCGACGAAATTGACGATGGTCAGCGACAAGCTCATCGGCGCATGGTTTTGGTGGTTCTTTCAGTGGCTCGTGTCCAGTGGCATCCTCTACCCGCTGCTCTATGCAAGGCTATACATTGCCCATGAGCCTCATTCGTCTGCAATGTGGTTGACTTCAGGCATCGAGGAACCACCCCACCGGCAATAGAAATTGCCAGCGGTGCGAGTGGTGGTTGGTGGTGGCCTCCAGCCACTAGTTGAGCTTTACCCGCACTGTGTAAGGCATGCACAATGCACCGCTACAATGAGCGTCCAGTGGGGGCTCTGCTATCATAACATCCCTGCCATGTGGGTGGCCGATAATAATCTCCGTCGTACTTTGGGGGTGGTGGCTGGGCTACGGGTCCTAACATCTGCACATAAAAAACTAGGTGCACAACGTTACCCACgttgtgcatgccatgcacttCATCggtttcattcattcattttttttttttttacttcacgTGTGGTATGTATGCTGCACACACTTCCCTtctttcctcctcctcttccttttttgtttttttttttttaagaagaaatgcattaatgaaataaacaaataataaaaaataattgatttgatgGGGAAAACTTATCTAGTATTTGGAGACAATCTCGTGAGCCAAGGAGTTTGAATTTTTGTAGATGATCTTGCTAGTCGTGAGTCGGAGAATATCCTTCTCCCAATTCCGGTATAGAGTTAGTCGATCACACAAACGACGTCAGCTATTAATActaaaaattgcacaacagacCGAAAGGGATGAAAGAGTCATCCCGACCCATGAGATGATTCAAACGTCGATATGGTGCTCTTCACGTTCCtccatatgataaataataaataagcaaataaaaataaataaataaaaagacacataggatttacgtggttcaacaTAAAAGTCTACGTCTATAGGTTGTTGGGGACAAAATCCACTATAACAGGTGATGATTCTACAATGTCTCACCGCCTCACATATCGCTCAATACAATGGGAGAATTTAGTCTCAGGAGAGTCCCTCTAGAGCTTTGGTGGAGAGTGCATGGAGAAAGCCTCCCAAATTTGTGGAGGAGTtgctccttatatagaggttatttccttgAAGTAATAGAGTCAAACTTGACTTGTAATACATTTTCATTTTAGGAGTTTGAGCCAACTTATTTGCCTTACCTCTTTCTTGTTTTATCTCTTCGCTTTATCTCTTCGCTTAGTGGTAAGTTTTCAAAGGGTTTGACCCAGTCAATTTAGTCCCTAACaatgagtattttatattaaatttgtgATTGTGCATAGAATACTTAGTATATCTCACAATCATCCTTGCTCGATtatgacatgaataacttaatagTAGATCTTCTTCGTGTATGAGACAAAAAAATGTAAACAATTGAggttaaatacataaaattacatgtttattaAAACTATTTTGCTTCATATTGTACGAGGATTTGCCCCTCAAGGCCCAAAATGCCCTATCAAGCCTGGCCCAAGATAGAAGGCCACGAATTCGGCTCACTAGAAGAATCCTATGTACATGACCTGTATGAGGGATGGTGTTACAGGGGATGAGACTCATCAATCTGACGCCCCTTCGGGTAGTGTCCAGTCATCGAGTGTCTACCCACACGACAGGCGTGACACACGGAGAACTGTTGATCTACTAACAAAAAATGTATGAACAGACCAGGAGAATGTTTGAGAACCACGCTGCATTAATGGCACTTCCAACCGgacaacacgccacattaatgatatCGTCGCAAAGCCACACCATATTTAAAGATTCTAACAAAAGGAACAGTACGGGAAACCTGGACTTCATGAAAGCAGGCATGATCTACTCTTCAAACCTATAGTATAAATAAATGATCTCGGGTACGAGGATACTCTCTAATTCTaagactctcttacttatttactacactccaggaatatttactaactttggcatccgAGATTCCATGGGCCCGTCCTCTCAAAGCCGATGCTCGTTTTCGAAGACTTGAGTTGTTGGAGCTTGGCTCAAAGATGTCtgaaacacaacgttaacacatatcatatttttattgaaactagTCAATGAATCTATACTTTATACTCttttatacatgatattaaaTGCTTGAATTGTATTacatatgatttttaatatttttttatcaatattgaaataaccaattcaaaattattatgaatCTTCCTTACCTGATTTCGATTTTTCGAGCCTTGCCTGCTACCCATGTTGTGTCTTATTATAGTATCTAACCAGTATCTaaccaaagttttgaaatcCGTTTTGTGACCATTCCGATTTAGTCACTGGAACAGAATATTTCGGTACTGGTATGTTTCAATATATCATTTCGAGATAGACATTAAatggatatattatatatattatattctaaataatattaatacacatCTTAAAAACATAcgcaataatattttttaatacaaattttaaaaacacatacgtaaaacacacatatttattaatatatttattttatttttaaaattataatacttaaaCACATTGTAAATTGaacttttgtgatttttgtccTAATTTTGACAAGTTTGCCAGGTTACTAGACATTCAGAGATGGAGCTAATTGGAACTTGGTCCATTAGATTAGGTGTTACAGGTATGGATGACAACATTGACAAGTCAAGCGTCAAATTTGAGGAGTGTTTTCACTATTTTGGCCTTTTTGGATATTTCTAGGAGTCACGGGAAGGAAGAGATCGAGTAGTTGATTGgagcataaaaatataattttatccttcATTCTTCAGCTGATTTACAAAAAGACATTGATTTAACTTCATTCCTACGCTCAACATAATTTTGGACCGAAATGTCAATTCTACCCGAAATACCAGAATCAGTCCGAAATTTGAGCCAATACGAAATAGTGACCTACCCCATGTCGATTACTAttttggtatgaaaaatttCAGCCATTCCGACCGAAACGGAAAGGATTTCAAAAATTTGATCTAACCTCCTTGCCCCCGCCTATCTCCTGGCAAGGCAGACAGACTGGACAGGCAAGTTCGGGTGGCCTACCTCGCACCCCCAAATTCTAATCAAGCACAAAAGCCACGAACTACATATATTTTGGCGCATCTTAATGCCTAGAATGGTTTGCATTTGTTAGGTAGGTGCTCATTTATTACGTCGTAAAATAGAGTGGAGGAAAATAGACAAGCTGCAAAGGGCTCcaaagatttaataaaaaaactagaaaaattggtttttgaTGATGATAAGCAATTGTAACAGTACAATATGtgggaaaaaacaaataaaaaaacaatcgAACAGAAAAAGTACAAAATCTCGTACAGGCACGTTCAAGTTGAACGGAGAACGGCACAGCTCCAAACAGATCCTACAgaaccaaaagaagaaaaaaaatatattaatcagCCTAGAAATACTTAACTGAACAGAAGTTATAAGCAATTAACACACCCCCCATCTAACTACATATTGTTTTTTTCATGAGTTATAAACTCCATTAAAAAGCTTAAAGGACGTAACCCAGATACCCCCATCTAATGATACATGTATGGGCACAAACACGCATTCCACCAATAATATGGCAATCCACGACTTCTCTGACTAACTACAACACACTACTGAATATGTACAACAAATGGTTTTGAGCTCAACGACTACAATCTACTTGACCCTTTCATCTGTTCTACTCGTacaaacttttgttttttcttttttgtcgaAATACAAACAAGTAAATCACAGCTTATCATTAGGGCACTGCTATTCTAAATTCTCTGTCAACCTATTTTCATTTAAGTTGAGCACGGACATCCGTATGTCCCTGCGTTtaccatttttgttttcattttcaccTTCCTGGCGTCAGTGTAGTTGGTCAACAAACCTATTCTGCACACTCATCAAATCCCACTCCATTATCTCGCCCTTCACATGAAAGCATTTCTTTAGAAATCTACCCATCTTCAGCAACTCTTATCTCACAATCATCCTTTTACATGTATGTTCATTGCAGTGATGAACTATTCATTAACTTCTCAGCATTTCTACCATAAACAGGGCTTCTCTTATAGCTAACATATATCCAGTCTCATGTAGAAAAGGAAAGCTTCAATTGATCATTACAACATACGTAGAACACTTGGCTAGGTCAGTAATTAGAAGGAAGCATGCCTCAAATTTGGTCAGgagttttcaaaattcaaacaaccCAATTCCAATTAGGGATATATAACCTTTGAGAACCCCCCACCACATAATGATCTTAATGAACATATTCAACTACTCTGTGATTTGTGAACCTGGGAGGCACATTATGTCAACTACAATATACAGTGAAGTGCATTGCCCAATTCATTCGCTAAAGTATCCAACCTATAACGTTTTACCATGCCATTTCCCTTTTTCACTAAATTATAACATCAGTGAGGTAAGAGAGAGGTTTAGGGTTAAAAGATGATAGATGATTACAAAAAacacagagagaaaaaaaagtaacaacATTTTCACAAGAACCTAAATTCAGGAAATCAATTTGTAGGAAATAGATCCCactaagttatttttaatacagGGCACTTGAAATCCCATTGCAGcaaaatcaaatatttgttCAGTTGCCTAATTAAGTAAACCAGCGTAACAATCCAAGTGCCCAACAAAATGTTCTGCAGTATGACAGTCTTATTATATCCATATTGCACTTTTAAGGAAGAATATTGCAACATGTGAGTTTATACTTAAATCTTCCCACCTAGAACAAGGAAACTTGCCCCATCAAGATCTACCACCACACATTTGCATGAGGATGTTGCCCAGGGGGAATCCTAAGAATAACCATTTCTTTCGACAAGTTGCCTCTGACAACTGAACATTAGAGAAAGGGGGGCGAAGCTTCAATGTTTTCAGCTGATACCATAAAAGAGGTGAGGTACAAGCATGTGAATCTATGAGAACCCAATAAAAGCTTATCCATTTGTGGAGAAATATGAGAAAAAGGTAAAACTGACTGAATTATCGAGTAGAAAAGGCATGCTAGTCAAACACAGAACCTTAAGCACAACTTACTGccaaataattacatatttgcaTGTGATTCCGCAACAATGATTCTAACATAATCAGACACAAAAGCATATTAAGTGACAGCTGACAAACCAAGATAAACTAGTGATCTTTCTACAAGAATATATTATCACTTTGCCAAATTAAGTACAAAGACACgagagaaatttaaaacaataaggCCGATAGCAATAAGGTCACCAACTCACATTAGATTGCTTTGGACATGGAGCTTCATAGGGTCTACTTAAGAATCAGCCTTTAATTCATCCGAATCCGAATCACTGGCATTATAACCTACGATATGCCATCATACCAACAgataacttatttaaaaaaaaacacaaaaataacaaCAGAGATAAGAAAAAGGGGAGAGACGGAAGTTCAACCTGGGCGCTTATCACTAACTTTCCAAACTGAAGAGCGAGTTCTCGATGCCCTTGTTATCCAAACTCTTCCCTGCAATTCAGAGAAATTAGACAATTCTTGGAGTGGAAAATGCTAGTTAGCATAACATTGACAACCTTTTGACcggatttttaaattttattattattttttatcatttttgaacttttaaatttaaattttatttttatttttcttccaatatttgaattttattaattaaagaaaaatctatcCAACTGACTTTACTTCTGAAAAGAATCGAAATCTACAAAAGAATATACAAATTGGTAAATTCAGTCAAATGGATTGTCATTTGTTATGCACAGTAGCATGATCCGGAAATCCACGGAGAGTACGCGGTTGAGAGACAACAGTTGTAGTAAATCCAATCACCAACAAATCATGGCTTGAAACCCATGTTACTCATCCAACAGTCTATATGATTGCACGCGCGCGTGCACAGAGAAGCAAAATTATCTAATACAAGAATCCGAACTATCCAGATAAAGCTAATCCCACCAAACCCTAAACCCCCAAAaccaaaataagaataattctcCGACAATAAGAACTCAGAGAAGAGGGAATAAGAGAAAGAGAATGGACCTTTTGGGCATCTCTAGGGACGCCATAACCGCTATAATACATTTGGCCCACCAATATCTGCATGTTGATATCCCCAGCTTTGGCATCCTTGAGCGTGTCCTTGAACCA
This genomic interval from Juglans regia cultivar Chandler chromosome 3, Walnut 2.0, whole genome shotgun sequence contains the following:
- the LOC109006894 gene encoding uncharacterized protein LOC109006894 gives rise to the protein MESSNNNDSSNSSNNRLPLSEVVSECVKRWFKDTLKDAKAGDINMQILVGQMYYSGYGVPRDAQKGRVWITRASRTRSSVWKVSDKRPGYNASDSDSDELKADS